The DNA sequence TTTCGTCAAATATTAGCCGTGACTTGTCGTAGTGCATATTTTGTGGTCTTAGTATACATCAGGTGGCAAGTTTTTCTTATATCCCGTTGGAATGAACCAGTTTATATAAAGTTATTCCAAAAATATCTATTTCCTTTTCAATCTTACTCCAACCAAAATTCGCCACTTCCGCTTTCCCGTTATGGGTTGGGTCACACTTCTCTTTTGGTAATTCACATACAACAAATAATTGATCCGTAACCGTCTCCTGTAATTTCTGGGCGTTAATAATTTTGAAATTGGCTTGTTTTCGTTCCAAATAATATTGATATGCCCCTTCATAGTTTCGCTCGGCGATGACAGCAATATTAAACGGTTTGTCGGCTGCTTCATCTACAATTCTTTGCGAGACTTCTTCGGAACGCTTAAGTTGGTCGTTGGGACTATACTTCAGAGGGTTTTTGACAATGTTTGCATTGGCAATTAGGACAAGAAATATGATGAAAGAAAGTGTGATGATTTTTTTTCTTAAAGCAAATACGAACTGAGAAATTCCACCCAACATAATAAATAGTGCAGGATATAGAAATCCAAAATAATGATCGTAAATCTCTTGTTTATAAACTCCCAAACCTATGAGTGCAAAAACAAACCAAAGAAACAAAACAAAGAAAGCTTCAGAATGAAGATATTTTTCGTTTTTCGCAAATAAGGTACTAGCTATTTGCTTACTTCTAATTATTTTTAGGATAATTAGCATAAATATAACTGCACATAAAATTACAAACCATAGCCCCAAATTGTCGTTATATCCGGTTACAACATGTGACGATATTTCATTACTTATCGGTAATAGTTTTGAAAACGAACTCCATGGTTTTACGCTTAAAGTGGTTTGTCGCTCGGTGAAAAAAATCTTCATAGCACTGAAATTTATCCAATTATGCCTTGCGTCAAAAATTACCAGCGGGCTCATTAGTAGAGTAAATATTCCAGCGCCACAAAACGAGGCAATCATAAAAGTTCTTAGTTTTTGTTTCGAGTCTTTTGTTGTGGGAATTTTAACAGCAACAAAAGTTAATATCCAAAGTAAAGCAATAACAGGAAAGAGAATTAATCCCAAATAATGAGATTGCACGACACCGGCAAGCGAAAAGCCCGTAATCATTAGCCATTTGTACTCTCGGGCTTTCCATACTTTCCAAATTGAAAACACGGCTACGATGGAAAAAAACGGCATGATGTTTGGATTCCACGAGGATTTTGAATATATTATTACTGTAGGTGCAATCGCGTAAAAAAATGCAGCGATGAGTGCTCCGATATTTACCGACCGATTTTTATCACTTTTCCCAACAGGAAACCACTTTTTGGTAATATACCATACTAAATAATTTGTAAATATTCCAAGCAATGCAATCATTACCGCCGGACCAACCGGCGAAAACCGAGCTACAAAAAGCGCTGGAGCCATCATGTAATAATAGAGAGGACCTAAATACATATTGCCGATCGACGTACCGGGGCCAATTAGCATTAAGTCAAAATCGGTTAGAAATCTCCTCACGATTATTGCGTCACGTCCTTCATCACCAAGAAAAGTCATATATCCGCCAATTTTGTACAGCCTTAAAAAAGTGCTTAGCAATAGAATACATACAAGAAGTATTCCTTCAACTTTATGTAATTTGAACCAAGTGGTGATTTTATTAACTAAAGAGCCTATTTTATTTTCCGCCATAGAGTAAAAAGATCAATAAAACTTTTTATAATGACATTAATATCGGCACCCGTACCCTTACCGGTGACACGGGGGTAATGATGAACTCCGATTTCGACAATCTTAAATCCGTTCTTTCTTGCTTTTATTAAAAATTCACTTGAGATGAATGCTCCGCGTTCCGATTCAAGTTTGGGAATATGTGTAACAACCTTTTTCGATATCAGTTTAAATCCACAATCAATGTCCTTTACTCGCAAACCAAATAAAATAAATACAACCGTTTCCCACGCAGTCGTATTTAACTTCCTAAAAAAAGATACTTTCCTGTCGAGATAGTATCCGATAACCAAGTCGGCTTTGGTTTGTTTTTGAGTTTCGACAAACTTATCAATCTCGGCAAAATCAAATTGGCCGTCAGCATCCGTAAAAGCAATCCAGTCATACTTCGCATTGTAAAAACCACTTTTTATTGCAGCGCCGTATCCTCTGTTTTGCTTGTGATTAATAACTCTGACTGACCTTTCTTTCAAAGCAATCTTTTCTGCTTTTTGTAAAGTATTATCTTTGGAGCCGTCATTGATAATGAGAACTTCCCACTTTTTTGCTGTGTTTTTGAGTATTTTAATTGCCGACGCTACCGTCTTTTCAATTTGCGCCTCTTCGTTGTATGCAGGGAAAAATACCGACAATTCATCAATTAGATATGTTTTTCTTTTCATAATTATTTGATAAGTTTAGAGACTTCACCTTGAAGTCTATCATGAATGTACAATTTTCCGCTATATTTAGCATCCTCAAAGATATTGTTAAGTTCAGCAAAAGACGCTATCATCATGCTACATGGGAAAAAGACTAGTCAGGTTGGCTCCGATATTTCTAATGACTTTTCTGCCAACACTCTTTGTGTGGTTACCCTATCTCCTGCGATTGGAATCAATCTGGAAAATTCCCCTAACATCAAATGGTATGGCAACAGTTGTTGCAAATTATGACGGACCTCTTTACATCGTAATCGCAAAAACATTTTACAATCTGGATATGATTTCTAAAAGTTTTTCGTTCGATCTCCCCCTCGAGTATTACGCGGCTCATTTTCCGATGTATCCAATTCTCATATTTCTGGTTGCTTCGGTAACTAATCTTTTCAGCGCTTTTTCATCGTTTGCCGGATATCCGTATGCCATGCTGATTAGTACGTTAATAAGTTCCTTTTTGGCAATGTACTTTTTCAATAAGTTCATCAAACAATACACTTCAGAACCGAACGCCCTGTGGATTACGTTTGTATTTGGCTTACTACCTGCAAGATGGTTAATCGTAAGATCGGTCGGTTCACCGGAACCATTGTTCGTCGCCGCAATAATCGCATCTATTTATTATTTTCAAAACAAAAAATACTGGCTTGCCGCTGTGTGGGGAGTAGTTGCCCAACTAACAAAATCACCCGGGGTACTGTTATTTTTGGCATACGGTCTGACAATCACCGCTCAGTCATTTAAGCAAATTGCCATTTCAAAGGCAAAAGCTTTTGACCATATACTAAATTGGCGAGCGTATCCGGTTGTGCTTATTCCACTTTCTCTTTTAGGGTTGTTTTCGTTATATAGCATTAGATTCAATAACTTTTTCGCTTACTTTAATTCGGGCGACAATATCCATTTGTTTTTTCCACCTTTTCAAGTTTTTAATTCGTCAGCTCCTTGGGTGGGAACATTTTGGTTGGAAGATATCATATTTATTTATCTTCTTGGCACCATAGGTATTGTCCAATTAATCGATATTTTTATGCATGCAGACAAAAAGGATCGGGAACGCCATGCAGTTGTAATGTGGTTCGCAATCATATATTTTGTATCGATATTATTTGTCTCACATCGGGATGTTGCCAGATATTCGCTACCTATCGTTCCATTTCTGTTTGCAGCCTGGCATAAATTTTTTACTACCAAGGAATTTAAAATTGCCTTCTTTATTATTATTATCCCCATATTTTTATATTCATATACCTTCATAACCGGAAACACTATTCCGATATCGGATTGGGCACCGCTTTTGTAATTTACTACACCAGATTAAGTATCAATAACGTATATGTTCAGTGTAAATTGTTTCATTTAGTCATAATTTGTTGTAACGAAAAATACTTAAACAATAATATTTTAAATGTTGTAGAATTTAACGATGAAAAACGCTAACACTGAAAAAATAAAAGACCTTAAATCCAAGCTGAATCACTATGAATCTATATTAAAAGCCGAAATGAAAGGATATCGCGGAGTGGTTCATGAATCTGCAGCAAGTGAAATAAAGCACACAAAAGTTATGGTTTATACAGCAATGGTAGATGGATTAAAAAAAGAAATACGGGATCTTGAAAATTAGTTCGACTTCTTGCCTTTTAACTTCCAAGTTTTCCAAATAACGAGATTATACATCGTATAGTTAAATGCCATAACTAGCGGCATGGCGATAAGAATACCAATCTGTCGAACGAAAGTCGTATCCGAGAAAGCTACAACCATGACACCAATTACTACAAATTGAATAACGACTGCACCAAACGACGTTAAATTAAATTGAATAAACTTCCACACTGTTACTAATGGATTGGTTATTTTTTCTTCCTTAAATGTCCAAATGTTATTAAGAACAAAGTTGGAAATAATTGCCATCTCTGCAGCAAGTGCAGCCGCCCAAGCAGATGATTCCCCGATAAATGAAAACGAAGTACCCTTGAAAAAACTAAAGTTTTGAGCAAGTGCCATGGCTATCGATGTCCCGGTGTAGAGTTCAAGTGCAATTGCGTTAACAACATACCCAATAAATCCAACAACAGCAAATTTAACAAACCTTATCTTGTCTCTAATACCCAGAATAATAGCAACCTTAAAAGTCGCCACCATTTCCTTGGTATTAAATTTCGACTTATCAGTTATCCTCGGTCTAAATTCAAGCGGCACCTCGACGACTTTATCCGCATTTTTAATACATTGATACATGAGATCAACTTTGTAGGCAAATCTCTCGAGTTCCATTAATCCATCCAGGTCGATTTTATTAAGAACTCCCTTAACTTTAGATAATCTAAATCCGGTGGTTAAATCGTGGATTTCTTTTTTCAGTAGGACAATTCGAATAAACAAATTTCCAAAATAACTAACCATGCGCCTAAAAAGTGCCCATTCTTTCGGAACCGTACCTCCTTTTATATATCTTGATCCTATTACATAACTTGCACCGTTTATATAAGCCTCAACCATCGGTTTAACAAACTCGGGAGGATGTTGACCGTCTGCGTCCATTTCCAAAATAGCATCCGCATGTAATTTCTCCATCGCATACTTCATACCAACCACATATGCGTTTCCCAATCCTTTTTTATCACCCTGTTGTATTAGATGGAGATTTCCTCGTTTCTCACTTGCCTTTTCGACAATCTCAGTCATACCGTCTTTAGAATGATTATCGACTACAAGCAAATGCATTTCGGCGTTAATCTTTTGGAATTCTGTATCAAACAGAGTATCAATCATTTTTTTGATTCCCTCTGCCTCATTCCAAGCCGGCATAACAATAACTACTTTTTCCATACTATTTTATTCTACACCGTAATAAACGGATTTTGAAAGAAAGAAATATATATTCAACAATATCTCTGAGATAAGTGAATAAGTATTTTTTATTAAAAGACACTTTACTCTCACCGCGCGTCCGAAAAGTAAACTTTGTCGGAAATTCATATATCTTGTCTGTAATCCGGGTTAATCGGTAAATCAGAAAAAAGAAAAAACCAAAACCCGTAACTTCAAGTTTGTCAAAATTTATTTTGTCCAACACTCCCTTAACACGAATGGCACGGAAGGCTCCATTGTGATCTTTGACTTGATTTACTCCTGCTACCAAGGTTGCGAATAAAGAGTTTGCAACCCAATGATTCAAACGCCGGGTAATTGTCCATCCGCTTGTGCTACCCCCATCAACATGCCGTGAGGCAACAACGACATCATATCCCTCGCTTATCTTATCTAACATTAGCGGTAAATGTTTGAAATCAAATCCAAAGTCTGCTTCGTTTGTCACCACTATATCAGCTTTCAATTTACCAATCGCATAAGTATATCCGCGTACCATTGCCTTACCCAAACCCTTTTTTTCTCCCGATAGCATTTCAATATTTTTGTATTTGCTCATATACCGATGCACAATATCACCTGTGTGATCGGGTGAATTATCATCAACAATTAAAATTCTAATCGAGAATTTCCTGATTGCTCGTGATAAAATTAACAGTTGATCTAGAAGCAGGGAAATGTTTTCTGCTTCGTTGTATGTTGGAATTACGATAACCACCTTATCCATATCAAAATCATACAAGTAATTGTATTCGGAGGAAATAGGTACATGTTACAAAACAACTTATTTAAGATATAATTAACACTATGAGAAAAATAATCACTACCATCAGGACAAACAAACTAACACACTTTATTACCAAAACCAGACGACGGAAATTATTGGTTTTTGCTGTCGTAATCTTTCTTGTGATCGGTCAGTTAAACAAATCGATGAAGCCCGATTTCGAGCTTGAAGTCACGAAAGCCGAAAAGAAAACACTCGAAGAAACCATTTCGGCTTCCGGTAAGGTTAGTGCCGAAAAACTCGCCCAACTTTCATTTCTTGCAACCGAAAATATTAACGAGATAGTTGTAAACGATGGGAGCTATGTAAAAAAGGGAGATCTGATTGCAAAACTTAATTCCTCCAGCATTTATCAATCATATCTACAAGCCGAAGCAAACCTGAGAGCAGCTGAAGCTAATGCGGACAGCGTTCTGGATAGTATTCAGAATAAGGAAAAAACAGAAACTTTTGCCGAAATAAACGCACGTACCGCAGCGGAGGTAGCTCGTGACAATGCTTATAGATCATTCGTAATTGCTCAACAGAATTTATCAAACACTACTTTGCGTGCACCGTTTGATGGAATCTTAAGTTATGCAGACAGCGCCTCAATCGGTAAATTGGCATCGTCACTGGAAGCCAACTTTATAATTGTCGACCCGACAACGGTTTATTTCACAGCTGATGTGGGAGAAATTGATATTCCGACAGTGAAAGTCGGTACTCCTGTAAGATTGGAGCTTGACGCCTACCCGGATGAGAAATATGACGAAAAAGTAATTTCCGTCGGATACGTAAGTAAAATTACATCCACCGGAGGTACGGCATATAAAATAAATATTTCCCTACCTAACAATACGGAAAATAAATTCCGTGTTGGTATGAATGGTGATGCGGAATTAATATTATCAACACACAAGGATACAATCAGCATTCC is a window from the Candidatus Woesebacteria bacterium genome containing:
- a CDS encoding efflux RND transporter periplasmic adaptor subunit, with protein sequence MRKIITTIRTNKLTHFITKTRRRKLLVFAVVIFLVIGQLNKSMKPDFELEVTKAEKKTLEETISASGKVSAEKLAQLSFLATENINEIVVNDGSYVKKGDLIAKLNSSSIYQSYLQAEANLRAAEANADSVLDSIQNKEKTETFAEINARTAAEVARDNAYRSFVIAQQNLSNTTLRAPFDGILSYADSASIGKLASSLEANFIIVDPTTVYFTADVGEIDIPTVKVGTPVRLELDAYPDEKYDEKVISVGYVSKITSTGGTAYKINISLPNNTENKFRVGMNGDAELILSTHKDTISIPQSALIEENGNDYVWVVNQKGKAEKVEVKTGTSSINDIEIVDGLNIGDTVISRPPAKIEVGNKIKIKNEDNSNGKFMGLF
- a CDS encoding glycosyltransferase family 2 protein, yielding MKRKTYLIDELSVFFPAYNEEAQIEKTVASAIKILKNTAKKWEVLIINDGSKDNTLQKAEKIALKERSVRVINHKQNRGYGAAIKSGFYNAKYDWIAFTDADGQFDFAEIDKFVETQKQTKADLVIGYYLDRKVSFFRKLNTTAWETVVFILFGLRVKDIDCGFKLISKKVVTHIPKLESERGAFISSEFLIKARKNGFKIVEIGVHHYPRVTGKGTGADINVIIKSFIDLFTLWRKIK
- a CDS encoding glycosyltransferase; amino-acid sequence: MEKVVIVMPAWNEAEGIKKMIDTLFDTEFQKINAEMHLLVVDNHSKDGMTEIVEKASEKRGNLHLIQQGDKKGLGNAYVVGMKYAMEKLHADAILEMDADGQHPPEFVKPMVEAYINGASYVIGSRYIKGGTVPKEWALFRRMVSYFGNLFIRIVLLKKEIHDLTTGFRLSKVKGVLNKIDLDGLMELERFAYKVDLMYQCIKNADKVVEVPLEFRPRITDKSKFNTKEMVATFKVAIILGIRDKIRFVKFAVVGFIGYVVNAIALELYTGTSIAMALAQNFSFFKGTSFSFIGESSAWAAALAAEMAIISNFVLNNIWTFKEEKITNPLVTVWKFIQFNLTSFGAVVIQFVVIGVMVVAFSDTTFVRQIGILIAMPLVMAFNYTMYNLVIWKTWKLKGKKSN
- a CDS encoding glycosyltransferase, with product MDKVVIVIPTYNEAENISLLLDQLLILSRAIRKFSIRILIVDDNSPDHTGDIVHRYMSKYKNIEMLSGEKKGLGKAMVRGYTYAIGKLKADIVVTNEADFGFDFKHLPLMLDKISEGYDVVVASRHVDGGSTSGWTITRRLNHWVANSLFATLVAGVNQVKDHNGAFRAIRVKGVLDKINFDKLEVTGFGFFFFLIYRLTRITDKIYEFPTKFTFRTRGESKVSFNKKYLFTYLRDIVEYIFLSFKIRLLRCRIK